The following proteins come from a genomic window of Miscanthus floridulus cultivar M001 chromosome 2, ASM1932011v1, whole genome shotgun sequence:
- the LOC136537506 gene encoding uncharacterized protein — translation MRPSRGFLSLGMRDVRSSPPPVPEDAGQRAINRAHADAQKKRKDAKAAKRTKHILAREALDKRRRQQRKEGLPLEESPSTSLSMEASDGNDKGEVGRGPLDHLSDVGEVAPGASRGAASARVDPQEPAAQGRVAEAAPTRSDGAVVPFVAEAPGASGAEAMGAPVPMSVETAVSTASASASTEAIMTEAEAPVAAEPMTAEAVAPEVTTAVVTAARPSVQEAEMSVVEASAVPLAQGPPLLRESAREMEVYPISSDDTSWAQEVVGAEETDAVEQPAPLLDEGNSALVRVRPEPRGWDHPRSQRRRSFGPPRLPARCRRCSRLRSGSMKR, via the exons atgcgaccgtcgcgggggtttctttcgctg gggatgagggacgtgcgctcctccccgccgcccgttcccgaggacgcggggcagcgAGCGATtaaccgcgctcacgccgacgcgcagaagaagcggaaggatgctaaggcggcgaagcgcacgaagcacatccttgcgcgcgaggcattggataagcgccgccgccaGCAACGGAAGgaaggtctcccgttggaggagtccccgtcgacgtcgttgtcgatggaggcctcggacgggaatgacaagggcgaggtggggcgaggccccctagaccacctttCGGACGTCggggaggtggcgcccggggcgtcg cgcggcgcggcgtcggcgagggtcgacccacagGAACCAGCTGCTCAAGGaagggttgccgaggcggcccctacacggtcggatggggccgtcgtgccctttgttgccgaggctcccggggcctcTGGGGCTGAGGCGATGGGGGCCCCGGTGCCCATGTCCGTCGAGACCGCAGTGTCTACGGCCAGCGCTTCTGCATCTACCGAGGCCATAATGACGGAGGCCGAAGCCCCCGTCGCCGCCGAGCCCATGACTGCAGAGGCCGTAGCCCCCGAGGTCACGACGGCCGTCGTGACGGCAgcgaggccgtctgtgcaggaggcggagatgtcggtggtggaggcctcggccgtgcccttggctcagggcccgccgttgttgcgggagagtgcccgggagatggaggtctatccgatctcctccgacgatacttcctgggcaCAGGAGGTGGTTGGCGCCGAGGAGACCGACGCCGTGGAGCAACCGGCGCCGCTCTTAGACGAGGGaaactcggccctcgtgcgggtgcgacccgagccccgcgggtgggatcacccgcgg agtcagaggcgaagGTCGTtcgggccaccgaggcttccagcgcggtgcagacggtgctccagactgagatcggggagcatgaagcgctaa